One Desulfatitalea tepidiphila genomic window, TGGACACCCCCCAGAACTCGACGGGGGTTCGGGGGAAAAACCGCGGAAAAGAGTAGTTGAACGTGCCGAAGGGGGTGAGGTAGATAATGCCGTCGAGGATGGACATCAGGCCGATGGTGACCATGATGACCGAAATGATCGGCTCACCGATCAGGCGGCGCAGAAATATCCGTTCGACACTCATGGCCAGGAAAAAAGTGAGGATCATACTGATGAAAAAGGAGATATAGAGCGGGATCCCCACCCAAACGGTCAACGCATAAGTAATGAAGGCGCCGGAGGCGATCAGTTGCCCGTGGGCGATATTGAGCACCCGGCTGGACTTGTAGATCAGGACGAATCCCAATCCCGAGAGGGCATAGATCGACCCCACCACGATGCCGCTGACGACCAATTGCAAAAAATAGCTCATAATCCTTCACTCTGAGGCAATGTCGTTTACTTCAGGTTGTCCGGTCGAGGCGCTTCGTCACCGACCGAATAAAAACGCATTTCCGTCTCGACCGTCGTGGTCTGCCCGTCCTGATACTGGAAGGTGGCCTGCACCTTTTTACGGCTGACATCTTGATCGTAAAGCGCGTCATAGAGCGCCTGGTACCGTTTTTTCACGAAGTCACGGCGAATCTTGCCGGTCTTGGTCAATTCGCCGTCATCCACATCGAGCAGCTTGTAGAGGATCGCAAAACGACGGATCTTGAAATGGGGTTTCTCCGCGTTCGCATTGATGGAGAGGATCTCGTTGTAGATCAGCTCCGCCACCTCGGGTTTCTGGGACAGATCCATGAAGGTGGTAAAGGAGATGCGCCGGTCTTCGGCCCACTTGCCCACGATCACCGGATCGATATTGACCAGGGCCGCCACAAAATCCTGTTTATCCCCATAGATCACGGCCTCTTTGATATAGGGGCTGAATTTGAGCTTGTTTTCCAGAAACATGGGGCTGAACATCTCTCCCGCGTGGTTGTGCATCACATCCGACAAACGATCGATCACGACCAGATGCCCGTTTTCGTCTATAAAACCTGCATCGCCCGAGTGCAGCCAACCGCCTTCGAGCAACTCCTCGGTCTTTTCGGGCAACTTGAAGTATCCGGCGCACACCGAAGCCGACCGCGAAAGAATCTCCCCCTCTTCCGAGATGCGGCACTCGGTGCCCGGCAAGGGTTTGCCCACCGTATCCGAACGGATATCGCCGTCGCGGTGCATGTAGGCGATGCCCGTAATTTCCGTCTGCCCGTAAATCTGCTTCAGGTTGACGCCGATGGCCTGGTAGAAGGTAAACAGCTGCGGGCCCAGGGCCGCCCCTCCGGTATAGGCCCGGCGCAACCGCAACAAGCCGAGCTGATTGATCAATGGATTGAACACCATGGTCTTGCCAAGCCAAGCCAGCACGGCGAGCTTGAACGGCATCTTACGTCCGCTCATTCGGTATTCGGCTGCCTCCTGGCCGATCTTGATGAAGTAATAGTAGCATTTGCGATTGAGCCAGTAGGATTCGTCGATCTTTAGCCAGATCTGGGAGCGGATGGTTTCATAAATACGCGGCGCACCAAACATGAAATGCGGCCCGATCTCCTTGAGATCGGACATGATCGTCTCCACCGATTCGGGGAAATTGATGGAAATGCCGGTGGCCAGGGCCACACCGAAGGAGTTCATCTGTTCGCCGATCCAGGCAAACGGCAGAAACGACACATATTCGTCATCGGCCTCCAACGGATCGGCCTTGGTGATCTGAACGCCCATGTTAATATAATTTCGATGGGTCATCATGGCGCCCTTGGGCAGACCGGTGGTCCCCGAGGTGAGACACAGATGGCAGACATCGTCGGGCTTTCCCCGATCGATCATCTCGTCGAAACGTGCCTCGTTTTCTACGAGGGTTTCTTCCCCCAACCGGTAAAGATCGTCGATGAAAACGAACCAGTCGTCGTCGCGATAACCGCGCATGCCGCGGGGGTCCTCGTAGATGATCTTCCGGACATTGGGAATTTTCGATCGCACTTCGATCAGTTTGTCGACCTGCTCCTGGTCATCGCAGAAGACGTAGCAGACCTCCATGTAGGTGAGAATATCGGCGATCTCGTGCGGCAGGCTGCTCTGATAGATCCCCGCCGAAATCCCTCCCAGGGACTGGGCGCCGATGGCCACGACCAACATTTCAGGAATATTGTCGGTGATCAGGGCAATGACTTCTCCCTTTTGCAAGCCGATTCGGGAAAGGCCCAAAGCCGCCTTTCGCACCAGTTCGTAGTATTGATGCCACGTCAGGCTGCGCCAAACCCCGAATTCCTTCTCGCGCAACGCCACCCGGTCACCGGTCTGCGCCACCCGCCATCGCAGCAGTTGGGGGATGGTGTATGTCAACAAAACGTCCTGATCCGTCATACGTACTCTTTTCTAAATCCTATTCTTGATGGCCATGTAAAAAGTCGCTGCCGGACGGCGCCGTAAAAGGTTCAAGATCAATGCGTGCGAAATTCCATGTCCTGAGGCGTATTTGTCATACGCCGCAAGGACGACGGGATGAGCGAAACGCAGATATTGGACTTTTTACGGTGTCGTCAATCTTCGCCAATGTATGCTTCCACCACCTTCGGGTCCCGGGCTACCTCTTCGGGTCGACCGGCACCGATCACCTCTCCGAAATCCAGCACGTAAATCTGGTCGGAAATATCCATGACCACCCCC contains:
- a CDS encoding AMP-binding protein encodes the protein MTDQDVLLTYTIPQLLRWRVAQTGDRVALREKEFGVWRSLTWHQYYELVRKAALGLSRIGLQKGEVIALITDNIPEMLVVAIGAQSLGGISAGIYQSSLPHEIADILTYMEVCYVFCDDQEQVDKLIEVRSKIPNVRKIIYEDPRGMRGYRDDDWFVFIDDLYRLGEETLVENEARFDEMIDRGKPDDVCHLCLTSGTTGLPKGAMMTHRNYINMGVQITKADPLEADDEYVSFLPFAWIGEQMNSFGVALATGISINFPESVETIMSDLKEIGPHFMFGAPRIYETIRSQIWLKIDESYWLNRKCYYYFIKIGQEAAEYRMSGRKMPFKLAVLAWLGKTMVFNPLINQLGLLRLRRAYTGGAALGPQLFTFYQAIGVNLKQIYGQTEITGIAYMHRDGDIRSDTVGKPLPGTECRISEEGEILSRSASVCAGYFKLPEKTEELLEGGWLHSGDAGFIDENGHLVVIDRLSDVMHNHAGEMFSPMFLENKLKFSPYIKEAVIYGDKQDFVAALVNIDPVIVGKWAEDRRISFTTFMDLSQKPEVAELIYNEILSINANAEKPHFKIRRFAILYKLLDVDDGELTKTGKIRRDFVKKRYQALYDALYDQDVSRKKVQATFQYQDGQTTTVETEMRFYSVGDEAPRPDNLK